The Streptomyces sp. NBC_00162 sequence CCGTCTTCCCGGGCGGGGTCACGGCCGCTGAGAAGTACTGGCCGCCGGTGCGCCGCATCGACGGCGCTTTCGGCGACCGGAACCTGGTGTGCTCCTGCCCGCCGCTGGACGAGTACGACAACTGAGCATGAACAAGGGGCCGGTCCGGGGAGTCATCCCGGGCCGGCCCCTTCGTCGTTGCCGCGGTCGGTGTGCCGCTCGCGTCTAGGCAGCCTTCATCACCTGGGCCGCTGCGAGCGGGCGGTGCGGGGCGATGATCTGGCCGTCAGGCAGCAGCTCACCGGTGTCCTCGAAGAGCAGGACGCCGTTGCACAGCAGGCTCCAGCCCTGTTCCGGGTGGTTGGCCACCGGAAGCGCGGCCTCCCGGTCGGCGGATTCGGCTGACGGGCAGGCTGGCTGGTGCTGGCACATGGATGGGTTCTTTCGCTGCGGTGTGGTCTGCGTGCTACGGCGCGATGCGTCGTTCATGGCCGTCCCCCTGGGTCATCCCCGCACCCGCGGGGAGCGTGTCCTCAGTCTTCCCCCACGACAGCCGCTTCGCAGGTATTTCCCGCAGCTGTCCTCATAGATTGATGACGCATCACTCGTGCGGGCGGTTCAGGCCAACTCCCCTGTCATTTTGGATGGTTCGCCAGTGGCCCGAGCGGGCTAGGCCGAATGGGCAACTCGGGTCACCGGCCAGGTCAGGCCGCAGGGGCGGCCAGCGAGGGCGGGACCGGCGCCGTCGCGGGGGTCAGCCGGTGGGTCAGCACGGGCAGCAGCTCGGAGACCGGATGCGGCCGGTACGCGGCGATGCCGGGCGGGGCCGGGGCCAGCGGCACCAGCAGGTCCTCGCCGGCGGGCAGGCCGGCGGAGGCGTCGGCGCCCACCGCCCCGTGCAGCCACAGGGTCAGCATGTACAGCTCCGGTACGGACAGCAGCCGCGGCTGGTACGCCTTGCCGAGGGACTCGGCCTGGCGCAGGGCACGTTCGGTGGCCGCGACGTACGGTCCCTCGAAGAAGTGGGAGAAGGCCCAGCCGTCCGGTGTGAGCCGGGTGTCGGCGGCCGCGACGTAGCGGTCCCCGCCGCGGATGAGGAACCGCCAGCCGGTGAGGCGGGTGCGGGGCGGCCTGCCGCCGGACGCCAGGTCCGAGATGTTCAGCCGGTCGAGTACGTGGACCGGCAAGGGGAGTTCGGCGGTCACCGGCCCCTGGAGC is a genomic window containing:
- a CDS encoding DUF5999 family protein, whose amino-acid sequence is MCQHQPACPSAESADREAALPVANHPEQGWSLLCNGVLLFEDTGELLPDGQIIAPHRPLAAAQVMKAA